One genomic segment of Odocoileus virginianus isolate 20LAN1187 ecotype Illinois chromosome 17, Ovbor_1.2, whole genome shotgun sequence includes these proteins:
- the CACNG5 gene encoding voltage-dependent calcium channel gamma-5 subunit has protein sequence MGACGRKALTLLSSVFAVCGLGLLGIAVSTDYWLYLEEGVVLAQNQSTEPRMSLHSGLWRVCFLAGEEQGRCFTIEYVMPASAQLTSESTVSVLKMIRSATPFPLVSLFFMFIGFILSNIGHVRPHRTILAFVSGIFFILSGLSLVVGLVLYISSINDEMLNRTRDAETYFSYKYGWSFAFAAISFLLTESAGVMSVYLFMKRYTAEDLYRPHPGFYRPRLSNCSDYSGQFLHPDAWARGRSPSDLSSDASLQMNSSYPALLKCPDYDQMATSPC, from the exons ATGGGCGCCTGCGGGAGGAAGGCCCTGACCCTGCTGAGCAGTGTCTTTGCCGTGTGTGGCCTGGGCCTGCTGGGCATCGCCGTCAGCACCGACTACTGGCTgtacctggaggagggcgtggtccTGGCCCAGAACCAGAGCACCGAGCCCAGGATGTCGCTGCACTCGGGCCTGTGGCGGGTCTGCTTCCTGGCAG GTGAGGAGCAGGGGCGTTGCTTCACCATTGAGTACGTGATGCCCGCGAGCGCCCAGCTGACCTCGGAGTCCACGGTCAGCGTACTAA AAATGATTCGATCGGCCACCCCATTCCCCCTGGTCAGCCTCTTCTTCATGTTTATCGGCTTCATCCTGAGCAACATTGGACACGTTCGTCCCCACAGGACAATCCTGGCCTTTGTCTCCggcatcttctttatcctctcGG GCCTCTCCCTCGTCGTGGGCCTGGTTCTCTACATCTCCAGCATCAACGACGAGATGCTCAACAGGACTAGGGACGCGGAGACCTACTTCAGCTACAAGTACGGCTGGTCCTTCGCCTTCGCCGCCATCTCCTTCCTGTTAACCGAG AGCGCGGGGGTGATGTCCGTGTACCTATTCATGAAGAGGTACACCGCCGAGGACCTGTACCGGCCTCACCCCGGCTTCTACCGCCCGCGTCTGAGCAACTGCTCCGACTACTCGGGCCAGTTCCTGCACCCGGACGCCTGGGCCCGGGGCCGCAGCCCCTCCGACCTCTCCAGCGACGCGTCCCTGCAGATGAACAGCAGCTACCCGGCGCTGCTCAAGTGCCCGGACTACGACCAGATGGCCACCTCCCCGTGCTGA